One region of Bacteroidetes bacterium GWF2_43_63 genomic DNA includes:
- a CDS encoding WYL domain-containing protein, which yields MPDTKHALIRYKILDNCFRNPGRKYFLEDLMREVDTVLQEINPEKKGISRRQLLYDIEFMESCDGWAVELNKIREGHKVFYRYADMSFSINNMPLNEVEINQLKDAVSILSQFKGMPQFEWVYELIPKLQQGMESNSTQPSVISFDSNEYLKGVEYVGVLYSAITYKQVLKLEYHPFDLQAPIEVEFHPYYLKQYNNRWFVLGLNMQQNKIWTLALDRVVSVEELTRAKYVKTDENWDEFFDDIVGVTIPENGKVEEVVLLFFGLSGKYIETKPLHGSQKSKWLSPDCLEVRLNLIINYEFEQLVLSYGENVKVISPTHMVSRITNRVMELIKIYTQKNASK from the coding sequence ATGCCTGACACAAAACATGCACTTATTCGATATAAAATTCTCGACAATTGTTTTCGAAACCCTGGCCGAAAGTACTTTCTTGAGGATCTAATGAGAGAAGTCGATACTGTCCTGCAGGAAATTAACCCGGAGAAGAAAGGAATAAGCCGGCGACAACTTCTCTATGATATAGAATTTATGGAGAGTTGCGACGGCTGGGCGGTTGAGTTGAACAAAATCAGGGAGGGGCATAAAGTGTTTTACCGGTATGCCGACATGTCTTTTTCAATCAATAACATGCCTTTGAACGAAGTAGAAATCAACCAGCTTAAAGATGCAGTTTCAATTCTGAGCCAATTCAAAGGGATGCCGCAGTTTGAGTGGGTTTACGAGTTGATACCAAAGTTGCAACAGGGGATGGAAAGTAATTCAACTCAGCCATCAGTAATATCTTTTGACAGCAATGAGTACTTAAAGGGGGTAGAATATGTCGGCGTTTTGTATTCCGCAATAACATATAAGCAGGTTCTGAAACTTGAATATCATCCATTTGATTTGCAAGCGCCCATTGAAGTAGAGTTTCATCCATATTACCTCAAGCAATACAACAATCGCTGGTTTGTTTTAGGGCTGAATATGCAGCAGAATAAAATATGGACTCTTGCTTTGGATCGCGTTGTTTCTGTTGAAGAGTTGACAAGAGCAAAATATGTAAAAACAGACGAGAACTGGGACGAATTTTTTGATGACATTGTTGGCGTCACAATTCCGGAAAACGGAAAAGTGGAAGAAGTAGTTTTGTTGTTTTTCGGACTATCCGGTAAATACATAGAAACAAAACCTCTTCATGGTTCGCAAAAGTCAAAATGGTTATCCCCGGATTGCCTGGAAGTCAGATTAAACCTGATCATTAATTATGAATTTGAGCAATTGGTGTTGTCGTATGGGGAAAATGTGAAAGTAATCAGCCCAACTCACATGGTCTCGCGTATAACGAATAGGGTTATGGAATTGATTAAAATTTATACGCAAAAAAACGCCAGTAAATAA
- a CDS encoding restriction endonuclease subunit R, whose translation MANGIHTEQTFEAVIEESLLSKGGYIKGHSDDFDTQKGLFPKYITDFLKESQPKAWEKITATHKGEAEQKVVARLMKEIDLRGILDVIRNGFTDYGVKFNMAYFMPESSLNPDAETLYNLNKLSVTRQLFYERNGRNSLDMVLALNGLPIATIELKNQFSGQTVANAQKQYVYDREPAEPIFQFKKRALVHFAVDTDECFMTTKLAGKETRYLPFNMGNNNGAGNPANPNGYRTSYLWEYVWAKDSILDIIGKFLHLRIEEYKLDGVIKKKESIIFPRFHQMQVVRMLTKDAKESGAGKNYLIQHSAGSGKSNSIAWLSYRLSSLHDASDNRVFDSVVVITDRRVLDSQLQNTIYQFEHKEGVLQKVDEDSNQLAEALAAGKNIIITTLQKFPFILGKVSELPTRKYAVIVDEAHSSQGGEATKKMKEVLAAKTLEEAVAEEKETGIDDDAEDEIRKSMQARGKQDNLSFFAFTATPKSKTVEVFGTKGSDGLPRPFHVYSMRQAIEEGFILDVLKNYTTYKAYFKLSKQIEDDPKVNKKQAARAIARFLSLHPHNLAQKTEVMVEHFRQISSKKIGGKAKAMVVTSSRLHAVRYKEEFDHYIKEKGYTDIRTLVAFSGKVLCDEFPDGVSESDFNGFGEKELPKKFATDEYNLLLVADKYQTGFDQPLLHTMYVDKKLSGVKAVQTLSRLNRMHPGKEDTFILDFTNETDDILNSFQPYYELTTITENSDPNRLYDLKAEIEKPGIIWNSEVENFCTVFFKSSKNLNVSEQSKLNAYIDPAVERFKKLAKACAEDDVIGTELTQEDYKNTLQAFYRAYSFLSQIMPFSDVELEKLFTYVRFLLKKLPRTNQNDRFRLGDEVSLEYYRLQKISENTIALEPLPEYKLEPATDSGIRLSNEEKAALSEIIEILNKRFQTEFNAADKLFFDQIEQELVDDEKLSLQAKNNTMENFSFGFNDLFMDKLISRMEQNQDIFSKMMDDSDFRDIVQTYMLKKVYERLNAGSGNV comes from the coding sequence ATGGCAAACGGAATTCACACAGAACAAACCTTTGAAGCAGTTATCGAAGAATCGCTGCTCAGCAAAGGTGGCTATATCAAAGGTCATTCGGACGATTTTGATACACAGAAAGGTTTATTCCCCAAGTACATTACCGACTTTTTGAAAGAATCACAACCCAAGGCCTGGGAGAAAATCACGGCCACACATAAAGGCGAAGCCGAACAAAAAGTGGTGGCCCGCCTTATGAAAGAAATTGACCTTCGGGGCATTTTAGATGTAATCCGGAACGGTTTCACCGATTATGGTGTGAAATTCAACATGGCTTATTTCATGCCAGAAAGCTCACTCAACCCCGATGCAGAAACATTATACAACCTCAATAAACTATCAGTCACCCGCCAGCTTTTTTATGAGCGCAATGGCCGGAACTCGCTTGATATGGTGCTTGCACTCAATGGCCTGCCAATAGCTACCATCGAATTGAAAAATCAGTTTTCAGGGCAAACCGTTGCCAATGCACAAAAACAATATGTGTATGACCGGGAGCCGGCCGAACCCATATTTCAGTTTAAAAAGCGGGCATTGGTGCACTTTGCCGTTGACACCGATGAATGTTTCATGACCACTAAACTGGCCGGAAAAGAAACACGCTATCTTCCATTCAATATGGGAAACAACAACGGCGCAGGCAATCCGGCAAATCCAAATGGCTACAGAACTTCGTACCTGTGGGAATATGTCTGGGCAAAAGATAGCATTCTCGATATCATCGGAAAATTTCTTCACCTCAGAATTGAGGAATACAAGCTGGATGGCGTTATTAAGAAAAAAGAATCCATTATTTTTCCGCGCTTTCACCAAATGCAGGTGGTACGCATGCTCACCAAAGACGCCAAAGAATCCGGAGCCGGAAAAAATTACCTCATTCAGCATTCGGCCGGTAGTGGAAAATCAAATTCAATCGCCTGGCTCAGCTATCGCTTGTCGAGTCTGCACGATGCATCCGACAACAGAGTGTTTGATTCCGTTGTTGTCATTACCGACCGTCGGGTTCTCGACAGCCAGCTTCAAAATACAATCTATCAGTTTGAGCATAAAGAAGGCGTACTGCAGAAAGTCGACGAAGATTCCAATCAGCTTGCCGAAGCACTGGCCGCCGGGAAAAATATAATCATTACAACACTTCAGAAATTTCCCTTTATACTTGGCAAAGTATCAGAACTCCCAACACGGAAATACGCTGTTATTGTTGATGAAGCCCATTCTTCACAAGGCGGTGAAGCCACTAAGAAAATGAAAGAAGTACTGGCTGCCAAAACGCTTGAAGAAGCTGTAGCCGAAGAAAAAGAAACGGGAATAGATGATGATGCCGAAGACGAAATCCGCAAATCAATGCAGGCACGCGGCAAACAGGACAATCTGAGTTTCTTTGCATTTACGGCTACACCAAAATCAAAAACGGTAGAAGTATTTGGCACCAAAGGCTCCGACGGCCTCCCGCGCCCGTTTCACGTTTATTCAATGCGTCAGGCCATCGAAGAAGGTTTTATTCTGGATGTGCTGAAAAATTACACCACCTACAAAGCCTATTTCAAACTATCAAAACAAATAGAAGACGATCCCAAAGTAAATAAAAAACAAGCTGCACGCGCCATTGCCCGCTTCCTGTCGCTGCATCCGCACAACCTTGCACAAAAAACAGAAGTCATGGTTGAGCACTTCAGGCAGATTTCTTCAAAGAAAATTGGCGGAAAAGCAAAAGCAATGGTTGTAACAAGCTCGCGCCTGCATGCAGTCCGGTACAAAGAAGAATTTGATCACTATATCAAAGAAAAGGGATACACTGATATTCGCACGTTGGTTGCATTTTCAGGCAAAGTGTTGTGCGATGAATTCCCTGATGGTGTATCAGAATCCGATTTCAACGGTTTCGGCGAAAAAGAACTTCCGAAAAAATTTGCAACGGACGAATATAATTTATTGCTTGTTGCAGACAAGTACCAGACAGGTTTTGATCAGCCATTGCTGCACACTATGTATGTTGACAAAAAGTTGTCAGGGGTAAAAGCAGTGCAGACCCTTTCGCGTCTCAACCGCATGCACCCTGGCAAAGAAGACACTTTTATTCTTGATTTCACCAATGAAACCGATGATATACTGAATTCATTTCAGCCGTATTACGAACTCACCACCATCACTGAAAACTCCGATCCAAACAGGCTGTATGATCTTAAAGCAGAAATAGAGAAGCCCGGTATAATCTGGAATTCTGAGGTTGAAAATTTCTGTACTGTGTTTTTCAAATCATCAAAGAACCTGAATGTATCAGAGCAGAGCAAACTAAATGCTTATATCGATCCCGCTGTTGAACGTTTTAAAAAGCTTGCGAAAGCATGTGCCGAAGACGATGTTATCGGAACAGAACTCACACAGGAAGACTACAAAAACACGCTGCAGGCCTTCTATCGGGCATATTCATTCCTTTCGCAGATCATGCCTTTCTCCGATGTGGAGCTTGAAAAGTTATTTACGTATGTTCGTTTTCTGTTGAAAAAACTCCCGCGTACCAATCAGAATGACCGTTTCAGACTTGGCGACGAAGTATCTCTTGAGTATTATCGGTTACAGAAAATATCAGAAAATACAATTGCGCTTGAGCCACTGCCAGAATACAAACTGGAACCAGCAACCGATTCCGGCATCCGGCTTTCGAACGAAGAAAAAGCCGCGTTGTCTGAAATCATTGAGATATTGAATAAGCGCTTCCAGACTGAATTCAACGCAGCCGACAAGCTGTTTTTTGACCAGATAGAGCAAGAGCTCGTCGATGATGAAAAGTTATCCCTTCAGGCAAAAAACAACACAATGGAGAATTTTAGTTTCGGGTTCAACGACCTGTTTATGGACAAGCTCATTTCGCGCATGGAACAGAATCAGGACATTTTCAGCAAAATGATGGACGATTCCGACTTCCGCGATATAGTCCAGACCTACATGCTGAAGAAGGTGTATGAGAGGTTGAATGCGGGGAGTGGTAATGTGTAG
- a CDS encoding HAD family hydrolase has protein sequence MKKISVIAFDADDTLWVNEPYYQETEKLFCAMMHEYASPERVSEVLLQTEKQNIGLYGFGAKGFTLSMIETAMHLSDGKAGGNIVSGIISLGKALLDKPVELLGDVRTVLSDLHSRYTMVIATKGDLLDQQRKLSKSGIEKMFHHIEIMSDKAEVDYQKLLVKLNVKPEEFLMIGNSLKSDVLPVVAIGGTAIHIPYSVTWQHEADTEPVSHPKILTAKRMGEILPMLEN, from the coding sequence ATGAAAAAGATAAGTGTAATTGCTTTTGATGCAGATGATACGCTATGGGTGAACGAACCGTATTATCAGGAAACGGAAAAATTGTTTTGCGCAATGATGCATGAATATGCCTCGCCGGAGCGGGTTTCAGAGGTTTTATTGCAAACTGAAAAACAGAATATAGGTTTGTATGGCTTTGGGGCAAAGGGATTCACTTTGTCGATGATTGAAACAGCAATGCATTTGAGCGACGGCAAGGCGGGTGGAAATATTGTTTCCGGCATTATTTCATTGGGGAAAGCATTGCTGGACAAGCCCGTTGAATTGCTTGGAGATGTTCGCACAGTGCTATCGGATTTACACTCCCGGTATACTATGGTGATTGCCACCAAAGGTGATTTGCTCGATCAGCAGCGAAAGCTTTCAAAATCAGGTATTGAAAAAATGTTTCATCACATTGAAATCATGAGCGACAAAGCCGAAGTAGATTACCAGAAGTTGTTGGTGAAACTGAATGTAAAGCCAGAAGAATTCCTGATGATTGGCAACTCTCTGAAATCAGACGTGTTGCCGGTTGTAGCCATTGGAGGCACCGCCATACATATTCCGTATTCAGTCACCTGGCAGCACGAAGCAGACACAGAGCCGGTTTCACATCCGAAAATTCTGACTGCAAAACGGATGGGAGAGATTCTGCCGATGTTGGAGAATTGA
- a CDS encoding restriction endonuclease subunit M, which yields MKNVKESANFIWSIADLLRGEYKQSDYGKVILPLTVLRRLDCVLEKSKEKVLEKFAQTKSMKIENLDPILNKTAGYNFHNRSKFDFNKLVADPANIAANLRNYINGFSAEAREIVEQFEFENQIVKLDEANLLFIVLKRFQEVDLHPGRISNIEMGYMFEELIRKFSEISNETAGEHFTPREVIRLMVNILFLNDRDVLTKKGITKTIYDCCAGTGGMLSVAEEYLHDLNPDARLEMFGQELNPESYAICKSDMLIKGQNASNIKKGNSISEDHLSNLKFDYLITNPPFGVKWEKYAKKVKDEHEQLGHGGRFGAGLPAMTDGSFLFLMHLMSKMKPDGSRLAIVFNGSPLFSGSPSSKKNESSIRQWIIENDMLEAIIALPNQLFYNTGISTYNWIITNKKPKARKGKVQLINAVDFFKKMSKSLGDKRNELSDEHITEITRLYGEFKESEYCKIFDNKEFGYSKVTVERPERNSKGEIVKDKNGKPKADSSLRDTESIPLKEDIQEYFKREVLPHVPDAWIDESKTNIGYEINFTKYFYKYKPLRSLEEIRADILELEQETDGLMNEVLN from the coding sequence ATGAAGAATGTAAAAGAATCCGCGAACTTTATCTGGTCAATCGCCGACCTGCTGCGCGGAGAATACAAACAAAGCGACTACGGAAAAGTAATACTACCACTCACTGTGCTCAGACGACTTGATTGTGTGCTGGAAAAATCGAAAGAAAAGGTACTGGAGAAATTTGCGCAGACAAAATCAATGAAAATTGAAAACCTTGATCCGATTCTCAACAAAACTGCCGGATATAATTTTCACAACCGCAGCAAATTCGATTTCAATAAGCTCGTTGCCGATCCGGCCAATATTGCAGCCAATCTTCGAAACTACATCAATGGTTTTTCGGCCGAAGCCCGGGAAATTGTCGAACAATTTGAATTCGAAAATCAGATTGTGAAACTGGATGAAGCCAATCTACTGTTCATTGTCCTCAAGCGTTTTCAGGAAGTCGATCTGCATCCCGGCCGCATCAGCAATATCGAAATGGGATACATGTTCGAAGAATTGATACGTAAATTTTCAGAAATATCGAATGAAACCGCCGGAGAACATTTCACGCCCAGAGAAGTAATCCGCCTGATGGTAAACATTCTTTTTCTCAACGACCGCGATGTACTTACCAAAAAGGGCATCACTAAAACCATTTACGACTGCTGCGCCGGCACCGGTGGAATGTTGTCTGTTGCCGAAGAGTATCTGCACGACCTCAATCCCGATGCCCGCCTTGAAATGTTCGGACAGGAGCTCAACCCTGAGTCGTATGCTATCTGCAAATCAGATATGCTCATCAAAGGCCAGAACGCCAGCAATATTAAAAAAGGCAATAGTATTTCCGAAGATCATCTGAGCAACCTGAAATTCGATTACCTCATCACCAATCCGCCGTTTGGCGTGAAATGGGAAAAGTATGCAAAGAAAGTGAAAGACGAACATGAACAGCTGGGACACGGTGGCAGGTTCGGAGCCGGTTTGCCCGCCATGACCGACGGTTCGTTTCTGTTTCTGATGCACCTGATGAGTAAAATGAAACCCGATGGCTCGCGCCTGGCCATTGTTTTCAATGGTTCGCCTTTATTTTCCGGCTCGCCAAGTTCAAAGAAAAACGAAAGCAGCATACGCCAGTGGATCATCGAAAACGATATGCTCGAAGCCATTATAGCCCTGCCCAATCAATTGTTTTACAACACCGGTATAAGCACCTACAACTGGATCATTACCAACAAAAAACCGAAAGCAAGAAAAGGCAAGGTTCAACTCATTAATGCTGTCGATTTCTTCAAAAAAATGAGCAAGTCGTTAGGAGACAAACGCAACGAGCTCAGCGACGAACATATCACCGAAATAACAAGATTATACGGTGAATTCAAGGAAAGCGAATACTGCAAGATATTCGACAATAAAGAATTTGGTTATTCAAAAGTGACCGTAGAGCGACCGGAGCGCAATAGCAAAGGCGAAATTGTGAAAGATAAAAACGGCAAACCAAAAGCCGACAGCAGCCTGCGCGATACCGAAAGCATTCCTCTCAAAGAAGACATACAGGAATACTTCAAACGTGAGGTTCTGCCTCATGTGCCCGATGCATGGATTGACGAAAGCAAAACCAACATCGGATACGAAATCAATTTCACCAAATACTTCTACAAGTATAAGCCGCTACGCTCGCTCGAAGAAATTCGGGCTGATATTCTTGAGCTTGAACAGGAAACCGATGGTTTGATGAATGAAGTGCTGAACTGA
- a CDS encoding RNA-directed DNA polymerase gives MQIEQKHIDTLRAHFAEMQNKEELALLLSAAKNILYGKVCKPISVKSLNYYANPEYCKQRYKTFAIKKKSGGTRTIHAPVEGLKTKLRALNFALQCLYDPHKAATGFVREKSIVDNAKCHVGHNYVFNIDLKDFFHSFDRNRVKIGFMSEPFNLNGEKEPLAFLLASLCTHPFEIDGIQQIVLPQGSPTSPTITNILCRKLDHRLSGLAKRFGATYTRYADDMTFSSDHNIYGNEDFRNELVRIIEEDQKLKINPDKTRLQKTGYRQETTGLVVNDKVNVTRRYVKQIRMYIYYWEKYGYEKAEQVFKKDYTLDKGSTKKKTPSLINVIDGKLNFLKMVKGSEDGTYKGLRGRFDSLAGVFDPINEVLDAWEKNGIDEAVSLYFKLNAD, from the coding sequence ATGCAAATTGAACAAAAACATATTGACACATTAAGAGCACACTTTGCCGAAATGCAAAACAAAGAGGAATTGGCCTTGCTTTTAAGCGCTGCAAAAAATATTCTTTACGGAAAAGTGTGCAAACCAATAAGTGTAAAGTCTCTGAATTATTATGCAAATCCCGAGTATTGCAAACAGAGATATAAAACATTTGCAATAAAAAAGAAGTCGGGAGGAACACGCACTATTCATGCTCCTGTTGAAGGTTTAAAAACTAAACTGCGCGCATTAAACTTCGCATTACAATGTCTTTATGACCCGCACAAAGCTGCAACCGGGTTTGTGAGAGAAAAATCAATTGTCGACAATGCAAAATGTCATGTCGGACACAATTATGTTTTTAATATTGATTTGAAAGATTTTTTTCATTCATTCGACAGAAACAGGGTGAAGATTGGATTCATGTCCGAACCATTTAATTTAAATGGCGAAAAAGAGCCACTAGCATTCTTACTCGCAAGTCTTTGCACGCATCCCTTTGAAATTGATGGCATACAGCAAATAGTATTGCCTCAGGGCAGTCCCACATCTCCAACTATAACCAATATTCTATGCAGAAAACTGGACCATCGGTTAAGTGGCCTCGCTAAAAGATTTGGGGCAACATATACTCGTTATGCTGATGATATGACATTCTCTTCAGACCACAACATATACGGCAATGAAGATTTTAGAAATGAATTAGTTAGAATTATTGAAGAGGATCAAAAGTTGAAGATCAATCCTGATAAGACCAGGTTGCAAAAAACTGGTTACCGGCAGGAAACCACTGGGCTGGTCGTAAATGACAAAGTGAACGTTACGAGAAGGTATGTCAAGCAAATTCGAATGTATATCTATTATTGGGAAAAATACGGATATGAGAAAGCTGAGCAAGTTTTCAAAAAAGATTATACATTAGACAAGGGTTCTACAAAAAAGAAAACCCCAAGTCTTATCAACGTAATTGATGGGAAATTGAATTTTTTGAAAATGGTGAAAGGCTCTGAAGATGGAACCTATAAGGGTTTAAGAGGCAGGTTTGATTCTTTAGCCGGAGTTTTTGATCCCATTAATGAAGTGTTGGATGCCTGGGAAAAGAATGGAATAGATGAGGCAGTGAGTTTGTACTTTAAATTAAATGCGGACTAA